A genomic window from Polaribacter gangjinensis includes:
- a CDS encoding ribonucleoside-diphosphate reductase subunit alpha yields the protein MFVVKRDGRKEPVMFDKITARVKKMCYGLNIIVDPVKVAMRVIEGLYDGVTTSELDNLAAEISATMTTAHPDYAKLAARIAVSNLHKNTKKSFSETMDDLYNYVNPRTGKKSPLIADDVYEVIKENAQKLDSTIIYNRDFSYDYFGFKTLERSYLLKLNGHIVERPQQMLMRVAVGIHKSDIDEAIATYELMSKKYFTHATPTLFNAGTPKPQMSSCFLLQMQDDSIDGIYDTLKQTAKISQSAGGIGLSIHNVRATGSYIAGTNGTSNGIVPMLRVFNDTARYVDQGGGKRKGSFAIYIETWHADIFDFLDLKKNHGKEEMRARDLFYAMWISDLFMERVQEDGKWTLMCPHECPHLYDTYGEEFERLYTSYEAAGKGRKTIKARELWEKILESQIETGTPYMLYKDAVNRKSNQKNLGTIRSSNLCTEIMEYTAKDEVAVCNLASIALPMFVTENENGEKFFNHKKLFDVTKKVTRNLDTVIDMNYYPVQEAENSNFRHRPIGLGIQGLADTFINLRLPFTSEEAKKLNQDIFETIYFAAVTSSMEIAKAKGAYSSFKGSPMSEGEFQFNMWGIKDEELSGNWDWAKLRKQVMKHGVRNSLLVAPMPTASTSQILGNNEAFEPYTSNIYTRRVLSGEFIVVNKHLLEDLVELGLWDNDMKEDIMRANGSIQHIAKIPANIRELYKTVWEMSMKDIIDMARHRGYFIDQSQSLNLFMKDPDFGKLTSMHFYGWKSGLKTGMYYLRTKSAVNAKQFTLNVEKKEEEVLVEKPMTPAEFRAMVEASKNAGPDDCEMCGS from the coding sequence ATGTTCGTAGTAAAAAGAGATGGTAGAAAAGAACCTGTGATGTTCGATAAGATCACAGCTAGAGTTAAAAAAATGTGTTATGGATTAAACATTATTGTTGATCCAGTAAAAGTTGCAATGCGTGTTATTGAAGGATTATATGATGGTGTAACTACCTCAGAATTAGATAATTTAGCAGCGGAAATTTCGGCAACTATGACCACAGCTCACCCTGATTATGCCAAACTTGCCGCACGAATTGCTGTTTCTAACTTGCACAAAAACACCAAAAAATCATTCTCTGAAACGATGGATGATTTGTATAATTACGTAAATCCGAGAACAGGAAAAAAATCGCCACTGATTGCAGACGATGTGTATGAAGTTATCAAAGAAAATGCTCAAAAATTAGATTCTACCATCATCTATAATAGAGATTTTAGTTACGATTATTTTGGTTTTAAAACTCTTGAACGTTCTTACTTGTTAAAATTAAATGGACATATTGTTGAGCGTCCACAACAAATGTTGATGCGTGTTGCAGTTGGAATCCACAAAAGTGATATTGATGAAGCGATTGCAACTTACGAATTGATGAGTAAAAAATATTTTACACATGCAACACCAACATTGTTCAATGCAGGAACACCAAAACCACAAATGTCATCTTGTTTTTTACTACAAATGCAAGATGATAGTATTGATGGAATTTACGATACGTTAAAACAAACTGCAAAAATTTCACAATCTGCAGGCGGAATTGGTTTGTCTATTCACAATGTAAGAGCCACAGGAAGTTACATTGCAGGCACCAATGGAACATCAAATGGAATTGTACCAATGTTACGTGTTTTCAATGATACTGCACGTTACGTAGATCAAGGAGGAGGAAAACGTAAAGGATCATTTGCAATTTACATTGAAACTTGGCATGCTGATATTTTTGATTTCTTAGATTTAAAGAAAAATCATGGAAAAGAAGAAATGCGTGCAAGAGACTTGTTTTATGCTATGTGGATTTCAGATTTATTCATGGAACGTGTGCAGGAAGATGGAAAATGGACATTAATGTGTCCACACGAATGTCCACATTTGTATGATACTTATGGCGAAGAATTCGAACGTTTGTACACCAGTTATGAAGCCGCTGGAAAAGGAAGAAAAACCATCAAAGCACGTGAATTATGGGAGAAAATCTTAGAATCGCAAATTGAAACAGGAACTCCTTACATGTTATACAAAGACGCTGTAAACAGAAAGTCGAATCAAAAAAACTTGGGAACTATTCGTTCGTCAAATTTGTGTACAGAAATCATGGAATACACTGCTAAAGACGAAGTAGCAGTGTGTAATTTGGCATCTATTGCTTTGCCAATGTTTGTTACAGAAAACGAAAATGGCGAGAAGTTTTTCAATCATAAAAAATTATTTGATGTCACTAAAAAAGTAACTCGTAATTTAGATACAGTGATTGATATGAATTATTATCCTGTACAAGAAGCAGAAAATTCAAACTTTAGACATAGACCAATTGGATTAGGAATTCAAGGTTTGGCAGATACTTTTATCAATTTACGTTTGCCTTTTACATCCGAAGAAGCCAAAAAATTAAACCAAGATATTTTTGAAACTATTTATTTTGCTGCAGTAACTTCTTCTATGGAAATTGCAAAAGCAAAAGGCGCTTATTCAAGTTTTAAAGGTTCACCAATGTCTGAAGGAGAATTCCAATTCAACATGTGGGGTATTAAAGATGAAGAATTGAGTGGCAATTGGGATTGGGCAAAATTGCGCAAACAAGTCATGAAACATGGTGTAAGAAATTCATTGTTAGTAGCGCCAATGCCAACTGCATCTACATCACAAATCCTTGGAAATAATGAGGCATTTGAGCCATATACTTCTAATATTTATACAAGAAGAGTATTGTCTGGAGAATTTATTGTGGTAAACAAACATTTGTTAGAAGATTTAGTGGAGCTAGGTTTGTGGGATAATGATATGAAAGAAGACATCATGCGTGCAAATGGTTCTATCCAACACATCGCAAAAATTCCTGCAAACATCAGAGAATTGTATAAAACAGTTTGGGAAATGAGTATGAAAGACATCATTGATATGGCGCGTCACAGAGGCTATTTCATTGACCAATCACAATCTTTAAACTTGTTTATGAAAGATCCTGATTTTGGAAAATTAACCTCAATGCATTTTTACGGATGGAAATCTGGTTTGAAAACAGGAATGTATTATTTAAGAACAAAATCGGCTGTAAATGCAAAACAATTCACGTTGAATGTAGAAAAGAAAGAAGAAGAAGTTTTGGTTGAAAAACCAATGACACCCGCAGAATTTAGAGCAATGGTGGAAGCTTCTAAAAATGCAGGACCAGATGATTGTGAAATGTGTGGATCTTAA
- a CDS encoding ribonucleotide-diphosphate reductase subunit beta — protein sequence MSFTEPILKPNDNRFVIFPIQHNDLWEWYKKQQACFWTAEEIDLHSDIVDWTTKLTDDERFFIKHILAFFAASDGIVNENLAENFVNEVQYSEAKFFYGFQIMMENIHSETYSLLIDTYVKDEVEKDRLFRAIEVFPAIKKKAEWALKWIESDSFAERLIAFAAVEGIFFSGAFCSIFWLKKRGLLPGLTFSNELISRDEGMHCDFAVHLHNNHIVNRVPPARIKEIIVDALNIEREFITESLPVSLIGMNAKLMTQYLEYVTDRLLQEFGCEKEYESTNPFDFMEMISLEGKTNFFEKRVSEYQKAGVKSGGTGSISFDSDF from the coding sequence ATGTCTTTTACAGAACCAATTTTAAAACCTAATGACAATCGCTTTGTAATTTTTCCAATTCAGCACAATGATTTATGGGAATGGTACAAAAAACAACAGGCTTGCTTTTGGACTGCCGAAGAAATAGATTTACACTCAGATATCGTTGATTGGACAACCAAGTTAACAGACGATGAGCGTTTTTTTATAAAACATATTTTGGCGTTTTTTGCAGCATCAGATGGAATTGTGAATGAAAATTTAGCTGAAAATTTCGTGAATGAAGTACAATATTCTGAAGCAAAATTTTTCTACGGTTTTCAAATCATGATGGAAAATATTCATTCAGAAACGTATTCTTTATTGATTGATACTTACGTAAAAGATGAAGTTGAAAAAGATCGATTGTTTAGAGCAATTGAAGTCTTTCCAGCTATAAAAAAGAAAGCAGAGTGGGCATTGAAATGGATAGAATCTGATTCTTTTGCAGAACGTCTAATTGCTTTTGCAGCTGTAGAAGGAATCTTTTTTTCAGGTGCCTTTTGTTCTATTTTCTGGTTGAAGAAAAGAGGATTGTTGCCAGGATTAACATTTTCTAACGAGTTGATTTCAAGAGACGAAGGCATGCATTGTGATTTTGCAGTTCACTTACATAACAATCATATTGTTAATAGAGTTCCTCCTGCAAGAATTAAAGAAATTATTGTAGACGCATTAAATATTGAGCGTGAGTTCATTACAGAATCTTTACCTGTAAGTTTGATTGGGATGAATGCCAAATTAATGACTCAATATTTAGAATATGTAACAGATAGATTGTTGCAAGAATTTGGTTGTGAAAAAGAATACGAATCAACCAATCCATTTGATTTTATGGAAATGATTTCACTAGAAGGAAAAACCAATTTCTTCGAAAAAAGAGTTTCTGAATATCAAAAAGCGGGAGTAAAATCAGGAGGAACAGGAAGTATCAGTTTTGATTCTGATTTTTAA
- a CDS encoding cold-shock protein has protein sequence MKNGTVKFFNESKGFGFITEDGSKTEHFVHISGLVDEVREGDTVEFELKEGRKGLNAVNVKVI, from the coding sequence GTGAAAAACGGTACAGTAAAATTCTTCAACGAATCTAAAGGTTTTGGATTCATTACTGAAGATGGTTCAAAAACAGAACATTTCGTTCACATTTCTGGCTTAGTAGATGAGGTTAGAGAAGGTGACACTGTTGAATTTGAATTAAAAGAAGGTAGAAAAGGTTTAAACGCGGTTAACGTAAAAGTTATATAA
- a CDS encoding COX15/CtaA family protein, giving the protein MKKRFPQIVTIAIISLYLIFLAGAVVRMTGSGMGCPDWPKCFGYYIPPTEVAQITWKPNTEFKKGMIIIKNETLFVAENDLKTGVEFNPNNWSEYTKHDYATFNKFHTWTEYINRLVSVLAGFVFLFLIYASTKFWKENKTIPLLSFGAFFLMLFEAWLGKTVVDSNLTPTIITIHMVVGLIIIGILLRLKFIISEKNTVYKYDKLFNRLLIISVIFSLIQIAMGTQVRQFIDEQVKLYGFENKNYSLMNPSFKFYFHRSFTIAIVLVNFGMFYLNQVKNLGYKLVNWIVFLIFLETITGILMYYAEIPMGTQAIHLLAGAFLFGLQFYLWQQSKKVRF; this is encoded by the coding sequence ATGAAAAAAAGGTTTCCTCAAATTGTTACCATTGCTATCATTTCTTTATATCTTATTTTTTTAGCTGGCGCAGTTGTTAGAATGACAGGCTCAGGAATGGGTTGTCCTGATTGGCCTAAGTGTTTTGGGTATTATATTCCACCAACTGAAGTAGCACAAATTACATGGAAACCCAATACTGAGTTCAAAAAAGGAATGATAATCATTAAAAATGAAACCTTATTTGTTGCAGAAAATGATTTGAAAACTGGTGTTGAATTCAACCCAAATAATTGGAGCGAATACACCAAACACGATTATGCAACTTTCAATAAATTTCATACATGGACAGAATATATCAACAGATTAGTTTCGGTTTTAGCAGGATTTGTCTTTTTATTTTTGATTTACGCATCCACTAAATTCTGGAAAGAAAATAAAACAATTCCATTACTTTCTTTTGGAGCCTTTTTCTTGATGCTTTTTGAAGCTTGGCTTGGAAAAACAGTCGTAGATTCTAATTTAACTCCTACAATTATTACCATTCATATGGTTGTTGGTTTGATCATTATTGGAATTTTATTACGATTGAAATTCATCATTTCAGAAAAAAATACGGTATATAAATATGACAAACTATTCAACAGATTGTTGATTATTTCAGTAATTTTTTCATTGATACAAATTGCCATGGGAACTCAAGTTCGTCAATTTATTGATGAACAAGTAAAGCTATATGGTTTTGAAAACAAAAATTATAGTTTGATGAACCCCAGTTTTAAATTTTACTTTCATAGGTCTTTTACCATTGCAATTGTGTTGGTAAATTTTGGAATGTTTTATTTGAATCAAGTAAAAAATTTGGGTTACAAATTGGTTAATTGGATTGTATTTTTGATTTTTCTAGAAACTATCACTGGAATTTTAATGTATTATGCTGAAATCCCTATGGGAACTCAAGCAATTCATTTATTAGCAGGTGCATTTTTATTCGGATTGCAATTTTACCTGTGGCAACAAAGTAAGAAAGTTCGTTTTTAG
- a CDS encoding molybdenum cofactor biosynthesis protein MoaE — protein sequence MQRTSIKISTEKLDLQTCYDFVFDESCGGISAFIGTVRNDTSGRKVTQLDFSTYKPMAIKEMQLIADEALATFDIHKIAIHHAEGLLQIGDVPVIITASAKHRKAAFLACEFAIDSLKKTVPIWKKEFFEDGEVWVNAHP from the coding sequence ATGCAACGAACTTCTATAAAAATTTCCACTGAAAAACTCGATTTACAAACGTGCTACGATTTTGTTTTTGATGAATCTTGTGGTGGAATTTCAGCTTTTATAGGCACAGTTCGTAATGATACTTCAGGCAGAAAAGTAACTCAACTCGATTTTTCTACCTACAAACCAATGGCAATCAAAGAAATGCAACTTATTGCTGATGAAGCTTTGGCAACATTTGATATTCATAAAATTGCCATTCATCATGCTGAAGGATTGCTGCAAATTGGTGATGTTCCTGTAATTATTACAGCTTCAGCAAAACACAGAAAAGCTGCATTTTTAGCTTGTGAATTTGCTATTGATTCGCTTAAAAAAACAGTTCCTATTTGGAAAAAAGAGTTCTTTGAAGATGGCGAAGTTTGGGTAAATGCACATCCTTAA
- a CDS encoding DUF3817 domain-containing protein, producing MKKIFRIVGFLEGISYLLLMSLGLYYKYVLNDPSFVKLFGMPHGILFMLYLILAYLIKDEMQWKIKDLTIVFLGSIIPFGTFYVDKKYLQ from the coding sequence ATGAAAAAAATATTTAGAATTGTCGGATTTTTAGAAGGAATTTCCTATTTACTATTGATGTCTTTAGGTTTATACTATAAATATGTTTTGAATGACCCAAGTTTTGTAAAACTTTTTGGAATGCCTCATGGAATATTGTTTATGCTATATTTGATTTTGGCTTATTTAATCAAAGATGAAATGCAATGGAAAATAAAAGACTTGACAATTGTCTTTTTAGGTTCAATTATTCCATTTGGAACTTTTTATGTAGATAAAAAATACTTACAATAA
- the moaD gene encoding molybdopterin converting factor subunit 1, giving the protein MKLKILFFGIVAELVKASEIEISLSENATVKDCKIALQKAYPNLQNLNSYAIAVNESYATDDFMVKSGDVLALIPPVSGG; this is encoded by the coding sequence ATGAAACTAAAAATTCTTTTTTTTGGGATTGTTGCTGAGCTGGTAAAAGCATCAGAAATAGAAATTTCTTTATCTGAAAATGCTACCGTAAAAGACTGCAAAATAGCATTACAAAAAGCATATCCTAACTTACAAAATCTCAATTCGTATGCAATTGCTGTGAATGAAAGCTATGCAACTGATGATTTTATGGTAAAATCAGGTGATGTTTTAGCTTTAATTCCACCTGTAAGTGGAGGTTAA